A genomic window from Gossypium hirsutum isolate 1008001.06 chromosome D10, Gossypium_hirsutum_v2.1, whole genome shotgun sequence includes:
- the LOC107941807 gene encoding floral homeotic protein AGAMOUS isoform X2 — MVYPNESLEDSPQKKMGRGKIEIKRIENTTNRQVTFCKRRNGLLKKAYELSVLCDAEVALIVFSNRGRLYEYANNSVKATIERYKKASDSSNTGSVAEVNAQFYQQEADKLRNQIRNLQNTNRHMLGESVGGLPMKELKSLESRLEKGISRIRSKKNELLFAEIEYMQKKCRCKSCCSRTCRRTLIITLVTLIDEVIIFIIIENCQLVNDSMLLAKAFKQS, encoded by the exons ATGGTGTACCCCAATGAATCCCTTGAAGACTCTCCCCAGAAGAAAATGGGGAGAGGAAAGATCGAGATCAAGCGGATCGAAAACACGACGAACCGCCAAGTTACCTTTTGTAAGAGGCGCAATGGTTTGCTCAAAAAGGCTTATGAGCTATCAGTTCTTTGTGACGCTGAGGTTGCTTTGATTGTCTTCTCCAACCGTGGTCGACTCTATGAGTATGCCAACAATAG TGTTAAAGCAACAATTGAAAGGTACAAAAAGGCTTCTGATTCCTCCAACACTGGGTCAGTTGCTGAAGTTAATGCTCAG TTCTATCAGCAAGAAGCTGACAAACTCCGAAATCAAATCCGGAATTTGCAGAATACAAACAG gCACATGCTGGGGGAGTCCGTAGGGGGATTGCCTATGAAAGAGCTTAAGAGCTTGGAGAGTCGTTTAGAAAAAGGAATTAGCAGAATCCGTTCCAAAAAG AATGAGCTGTTGTTTGCTGAAATAGAGTATATGCAGAAAAAG TGTAGATGTAAGAGTTGTTGCAGTAGGACTTGCAGGAGGACTTTGATCATCACTTTGGTCACCTTGATTGATGAAGTCATCATCTTTATTATCATTGAAAA TTGTCAATTGGTGAATGATTCCATGCTCCTTGCAaaagctttcaaacaatcttga
- the LOC107941807 gene encoding floral homeotic protein AGAMOUS isoform X3, with protein MVYPNESLEDSPQKKMGRGKIEIKRIENTTNRQVTFCKRRNGLLKKAYELSVLCDAEVALIVFSNRGRLYEYANNSVKATIERYKKASDSSNTGSVAEVNAQFYQQEADKLRNQIRNLQNTNRHMLGESVGGLPMKELKSLESRLEKGISRIRSKKNELLFAEIEYMQKKCRCKSCCSRTCRRTLIITLVTLIDEVIIFIIIEKKLTCITITNFFEPR; from the exons ATGGTGTACCCCAATGAATCCCTTGAAGACTCTCCCCAGAAGAAAATGGGGAGAGGAAAGATCGAGATCAAGCGGATCGAAAACACGACGAACCGCCAAGTTACCTTTTGTAAGAGGCGCAATGGTTTGCTCAAAAAGGCTTATGAGCTATCAGTTCTTTGTGACGCTGAGGTTGCTTTGATTGTCTTCTCCAACCGTGGTCGACTCTATGAGTATGCCAACAATAG TGTTAAAGCAACAATTGAAAGGTACAAAAAGGCTTCTGATTCCTCCAACACTGGGTCAGTTGCTGAAGTTAATGCTCAG TTCTATCAGCAAGAAGCTGACAAACTCCGAAATCAAATCCGGAATTTGCAGAATACAAACAG gCACATGCTGGGGGAGTCCGTAGGGGGATTGCCTATGAAAGAGCTTAAGAGCTTGGAGAGTCGTTTAGAAAAAGGAATTAGCAGAATCCGTTCCAAAAAG AATGAGCTGTTGTTTGCTGAAATAGAGTATATGCAGAAAAAG TGTAGATGTAAGAGTTGTTGCAGTAGGACTTGCAGGAGGACTTTGATCATCACTTTGGTCACCTTGATTGATGAAGTCATCATCTTTATTATCATTGAAAA